The genomic window CCTATTATCCATGCTGCCAGGCTCTTTTACTTTCCGTTTTCTCCTTTTTCAGTTCATGCTTCTCGTCTTTTCCCGAATAAGAAGCATGTTTGGACTACTAACGTTGAGTTTGATTGTTGTTTGGAGCAAATGCCCTTCTCGATTCCTGCCGTTGTACTTGATTGCTGACCTGAGGAGTAGCCCTGGGTTCTACACGACGCACAGTGTTGTTGGACAGAGTGGTACTCCTTGATTCCTGCCGTTGTACTTGATTGCTGACCTGAGGAGTAGCCCTGGGTTCTACACGACGCAATTTTTGATTTGATGAAATCGACTTTGGATCTTCGAATACATTGACGTGCATTGAAGATATGGGCTTACTTCCTTTGAATACAGAAATATTCCTACTTAAAGCACTGTTTCTATTAGTCAATCCTATGGTTCTTTTAGTATCCAGAGTTGTTTTTGGTGGTAAATGCTTCTGTTGAACAACCTTTAAAGGCAGAGAAGAAAGATTAATCTGTTTGACAGAAGGTCTTCCTACTGATAACTTCAATCTCGCAAGAAATGGATTGGCAGGTGCATTTGTAACCTTAACATCTACTCCTTTAACAAAATTGTCATGATGAACAACAGTAACAGCATGAGCTACTTTAGAATTTAAATAAACATTTGTTACAATTACATTCTTTATGTTAACCTTTGTAATGTTTACACTGTGATAACCATAATAGCCATGTCCGTAATACATTTCGCTTGGTGCAAGTGGAACCCATGATACATAGGTCGGTGTATATATCCAAGCCACAAAACCAGGCCCCCAGAAAACGTCATTTAATGCAGGTGGTACCCAAAACCATCCTATGCCAACCCTTAATGCCCATCTGCCGTAATGATATGGTACCCATCCCCACGGTTCATAAGAGATCCACACATAATCATCATTCATCCATATCCATCTTCCTTTCCTATAAGGTGCCCAGGTAATATCTGTTATGCTAGGACTCCAGACATAGCCATAATCTGGTGTATGAACCCAATGACCATACTGATCAAAATCAACACAATAGATATCAAGAGTCGCGGGAAGATACTTTATGCTTATCCCCGTTCTCGCAATATAAGAATCTCTTGATAAGTTCCAACTTAACCATTCATCGTTAGGTCTCCTTGGAGAAAGCTTTGCATAATTATTGGTGTCAACTGAAATCATATCTCCACTATCAACCTTTGTATTCCCATACATTCCTTCGACATAAACAGTACCGTTTATTACAGAAACTTCTGTATATCCATCTTCATAAACATATACATTAAATTTTGCTGAACTATAAGCCATGGCAGAAATTAGAGGCGTATCAACTTGAAATACAGAATTATTATCAGCAGATCCCTTGTAATTTATATATGTTCTCCCTTGGCTTACGGCAACTTGGGTAATATTATCTCCGCAATCTCTGCTCAGATTTGTTATATCAACACTCGTATTGTTGTCAGCACGGATATAAGACCCACCAAGGAGTTGTATTTCCAACCTGCCATTTTCAGTAACCCATACTCTATCTCCAGGCATAAGTGGAAGGTTTATCGATGCAACTACCCATTCAGTCCCTATATCATTTCTCTGAACAACAACGTCGCCTTTTATAAGGCTTAATCTTGCCGCACCAATAACATTAGCAAATGCTGATAAACATATCATCAGACATGTAATAGAGATAATGAAAACCATTAGAAGCTTTTTCATACAATACCTCCTTCATTCTACCTATGCTCACAGCAGAGTTACTATGAAATCCATGCCCTTATTAAATAATACGAATGAAAGAAGGCAAGTCTTCGGAAATTATTTTAGATATGTGCAAATTACTGGTGATTCTTTTTTTATGATGATTAAAGGCTAATGGTATCGACTCGTTATTCTAATAAGTTTAGTTTCTGAGGAAGAAATATCCCCAAATATTTTCGAATGTAAATTCCACTATTTAGAAATAATTTGATGTGTGTGTTTGAATGCAAATTATGCAGTGTCCGAAAAGTTTCAGCAGTGCGTATTTCTATGTGAACTATGCATTTTTATCAAGTCTATAAGAGCGTTTATTACAGGAAGTAGTCCGCTTTTTTAGGGAAATGCTTTTAACTATTTGCTACACCTACAAGTAAACAGTGTTGAGATTTATTAAATATTGCGGATTACTTCATCTAATCCACACTCCGGGTTATTATTCTTGGATGAAGATTTCAATACAATTCTTCAATTTGAAGAGTAACTGAATATTGAGGAATACTGTTATATCATTT from Candidatus Methylarchaceae archaeon HK02M2 includes these protein-coding regions:
- a CDS encoding FecR family protein, which gives rise to MKKLLMVFIISITCLMICLSAFANVIGAARLSLIKGDVVVQRNDIGTEWVVASINLPLMPGDRVWVTENGRLEIQLLGGSYIRADNNTSVDITNLSRDCGDNITQVAVSQGRTYINYKGSADNNSVFQVDTPLISAMAYSSAKFNVYVYEDGYTEVSVINGTVYVEGMYGNTKVDSGDMISVDTNNYAKLSPRRPNDEWLSWNLSRDSYIARTGISIKYLPATLDIYCVDFDQYGHWVHTPDYGYVWSPSITDITWAPYRKGRWIWMNDDYVWISYEPWGWVPYHYGRWALRVGIGWFWVPPALNDVFWGPGFVAWIYTPTYVSWVPLAPSEMYYGHGYYGYHSVNITKVNIKNVIVTNVYLNSKVAHAVTVVHHDNFVKGVDVKVTNAPANPFLARLKLSVGRPSVKQINLSSLPLKVVQQKHLPPKTTLDTKRTIGLTNRNSALSRNISVFKGSKPISSMHVNVFEDPKSISSNQKLRRVEPRATPQVSNQVQRQESRSTTLSNNTVRRVEPRATPQVSNQVQRQESRRAFAPNNNQTQR